The genome window TGATCTCGGTCAGAAACCCGAGGCTGCCGAAGTTGACTGCCAGAATCGGAACCCGACAAGAGTCCAGCACGCGCGCCACCGAGAGCAGCGTACCGTCGCCTCCCAGGACCACGATCAGGTCGCAGGCGCCGGGGATCTCCGACTTGGGCATTCCCCGTTCATTGACGATAGCCGCGGTTTCCTGCTCCAGAGCGCAGTCGACCCCCCGGGACGCAAACCATTGCTGCAACCGACCGATGACAGGGGCCACCGTCTTGAGCTTGGGTTTGGCGATGATGCCGACTTGCTTGATGGTCCCACCCATCGATCACCCCCGGCCACGGTGATGGCCACACGCAAGCACCCCAAGGGAGCACCGCCACTCAACAGGACCTTAATCATAGCGCGAATTCCAAATCTATCCACTTACCTGAAACACTCCTGCTTCGCCCTCTATCAGCCCCTCCGTCGCATCAGACGGCAGCGTGGCTTACGTGAAAAGTGAATAGTGGAGAGTGGAGAGCTATTTGATCGACACGTCAAGCATCTGGTCGGTCTCGCCGCAATCATTCAATGCTTGCAACCGGATCATTGGGCACTTGCCTGTTCCCCAATCGCTCCACCAAACACTGACCGCCGATCAATGTCTTGAAGGGTCCCTGTTTCACAGTGTAAGTTCCGCATCGCAGGGCGGGGGCACGGCTGTCCACCAACAACTCTCCGCTCTCCACTCTCCACACAACCCGCTACCGCCGCCGCGCGGTCAGTCCATACTCCTTGAGCTTCTTCTGCAGTGTCCTCAAGCCCATTCCCAGGAGCTTGGCGGCCCGCTGCCGATTGCCCTGGCTGCGCTCCAATGCCTGCAAAACCGCCTGGCGCTCGATGGTGTCCAGATTCAGGTCCGCGAATCGGGGCGGTTCCGCCTCCGAGCCCGGCGGTGGGGCCGGCTCGCCGATGCGAAGGTCCGGCGGAAGATCTTCCATCCTGAGGGTGTCTCCCTTGCAGAATACCACCAGGCTCTCCACCAGGTTTCGCAGTTCGCGCACATTTCCCGGCCAGGGGTGCTGCACCAGCCGGTCCAGCAACTCCGGCTCGAGCCTGTGAATCCGCTTGCGATGCTCGGCCGCGAAGGCCTCAACAAACGACCAGGCCAGCCGCGGGATGTCCCCTGTCCGCTCTCTGAGTGGAGGCACCCGCAGGGTCACCACCCGGAGGCGGTAGTAGAGATCGGTCCTGAAGGTCCCCTGACTGACGGCCTCGACCAGATCCCGATTGGTCGCCGCGATGAGTCGGACATCCAACTGCAGAGACGCATTCCCCCCGACTCGCATGATTTCCCGGGTCTCCAGGAACCTCAACAGCTTCACCTGCATCTCCGGTGGCATCTCCCCGATCTCATCCAGGAAGAGCGTTCCCCGGTCGGCCATTTCCAGCTTTCCCAGGCGCCGTTGGCGGGCTCCGGTAAAGGCTCCGGCCTCGTAGCCGAACAGCTCGCTCTCCAGCAGGGTCGGGCTGAGAGCGGCGCAATTCAAGGGCAGGAAATTCCGGTCTCTGCGCGGACTGTTTTCGTGAAGGGTTTGGGCCACCAGGTCTTTGCCGGAGCCGCTTTCGCCCAGCAGCAGAACGGTGGAGCGGGTGGGCGCGACCGTGGCGATCTGCTTGAGAAGATCCCGCATGACGGGGGAATCGCCTAAAATCCGGGTGGCGGCGCCGGCAAGGCTCCGGACGGCCGGGTCCGACCCCCGGGCGCCGGGTGCCCGGCTCTCCAGGATCTGTCGCACCCGGTCCCGCAACTCGAACAAGTCCAGGGGCTTCAGGATGTAGTCGTCGGCCCCCAGTCTCATGGCCTCCACCGCGGTTTCCACCGTGCCATGTCCCGTCACCATCAGCACTCCGGCCTCCGGATTGACGGATCGCACCGCCCTCAGCAAGTCCATGCCGGTTACCCGAGGCATCTTCAAGTCGGTGATGACCAGGTCGAACTGCTTGAACCGGTCCAGTTGAGCCATGGCCGCCTGGCTGTCCTCATAGGAATCCACCTGGTACCCGACTCTCCTGAGAGCACGGGAGATCGCAGCCAGGCTCTCCCTTTCGTCGTCGATCACCGCAATGTGGTGCGTCCGATTCATTGGGCAGGTCTCAGCCTCCGCCGCCAAAGACTTCGAATTTCCATCAACACCAACATCCCCCAAAAAGGATAGTACTGCAACTTCAGAAAAAACGGGTCGCTCCGCCAAATTCCCAGGACAGACCAGTTGTTCAGAACCTCGTAGGACAGAACCGACAGGCCTGACAGCAGCAGCCAGGCCGGATTGGGGAAAAAGCAGAGAAAGGGAACGATCCAGACCAGGTACCAGGGGAAGAGGGTCGGGGAGAAGAGAAGCACGGCGCCGGTCAACCAATAGAGTTGCCGCAGCCTGCAGGTTCCTCGAACCCAGCAGACACAGAGCAGTGTCAACAACGCAACCCCCACCAGTCCCTCCACCCAGATCTGAGAGAAGCCCTGGCCGGTCAGCCAGGAATGGAGAAACCCGTTGAAACGCCATTGATGGCGGTAGAGGCCCAAGCCCGCCAGAAGCCGGCTTCCCGCGCCCACGTAGGGCGCCAGCATCAGCAACAGGAACCCGGCCAGCCATCCCCAGTAGCGGGCCGGCATTCCCCTGAGGAAAGCGGGCGCCAGGATCAAGGGATAGAGCTTGGAAAGAACGGCAGCCGCCAGCACACCCATGGCGGCTACCCTGCTTCGAATCTGCAGCAGAAACAGAGCCCAGAGCAGCAGTCCGACCACCAGCACATCGTGATGCCCGCTCCAG of Acidobacteriota bacterium contains these proteins:
- a CDS encoding sigma-54 dependent transcriptional regulator — translated: MNRTHHIAVIDDERESLAAISRALRRVGYQVDSYEDSQAAMAQLDRFKQFDLVITDLKMPRVTGMDLLRAVRSVNPEAGVLMVTGHGTVETAVEAMRLGADDYILKPLDLFELRDRVRQILESRAPGARGSDPAVRSLAGAATRILGDSPVMRDLLKQIATVAPTRSTVLLLGESGSGKDLVAQTLHENSPRRDRNFLPLNCAALSPTLLESELFGYEAGAFTGARQRRLGKLEMADRGTLFLDEIGEMPPEMQVKLLRFLETREIMRVGGNASLQLDVRLIAATNRDLVEAVSQGTFRTDLYYRLRVVTLRVPPLRERTGDIPRLAWSFVEAFAAEHRKRIHRLEPELLDRLVQHPWPGNVRELRNLVESLVVFCKGDTLRMEDLPPDLRIGEPAPPPGSEAEPPRFADLNLDTIERQAVLQALERSQGNRQRAAKLLGMGLRTLQKKLKEYGLTARRR